One genomic region from Bacteroidia bacterium encodes:
- a CDS encoding T9SS type A sorting domain-containing protein, with amino-acid sequence MKILVIFFPLVLLAAIHLQCQAQITYTTNWGCSFGSTLNESPSNITVDSKGSIYIIGTFVDTMDFTCAQPTQLLNGSPNGFNESGFIVKYDSSGNFKWAQNIGYNSILTITSDASDNIYIFGNGCPRFNTINGPILLCDLGQVMFFAKLDTNGTCLWARALNAGSYPSDDDGHGWSITADTNQNVYITGDFRGTIDFDPSYPNTFFLTSTQPFSDAVFVAKYNSSGLLEWAINTTSDDNVFNSKIASDNNGNVYLIGRFSGIMDINPGVDTFLITASCSNGAFIAKFNTLGQLTWAHPVNNKAWAEIISVGIDISDKIWISGFFTDSIALDFNNSNNYLTPIGSRNAFVAKYNNDGTNIWVKQYVGSGNTNPASMFLDDNSNSFIYMSNGQILQYNSSGSITDSISLQGTNNTIYAKPYKMNNLFLCGSFVNNITLPSDSGDISLVSKGGKDVFVSKLSINNVGIPEYNIQPITIGIFPNPAFESLSIKFDSNKMLKGNIEIYSVTGKILICKKFNNMSETNPIVNLNIEQLNCGMYFCKVFTDEKVFVKSFIKQKQ; translated from the coding sequence ATGAAAATACTTGTAATCTTCTTCCCTTTAGTCTTATTAGCAGCAATACATCTACAATGTCAGGCTCAAATAACTTATACAACTAATTGGGGATGTTCTTTCGGAAGTACATTGAATGAATCACCTTCCAATATTACTGTTGATTCAAAAGGAAGTATATATATAATCGGTACTTTTGTTGATACAATGGATTTTACATGTGCTCAACCTACACAACTATTGAATGGGTCACCTAATGGCTTTAATGAATCAGGATTTATTGTAAAATATGATAGTAGCGGAAACTTTAAATGGGCTCAAAATATAGGTTATAATTCTATTTTAACTATTACATCTGATGCCTCAGATAATATTTATATTTTCGGGAATGGTTGTCCAAGATTTAATACTATAAACGGCCCAATTCTTTTATGTGATCTTGGTCAGGTAATGTTTTTTGCTAAACTTGACACCAATGGTACTTGTTTATGGGCAAGAGCATTAAATGCAGGAAGTTATCCAAGTGATGATGATGGGCACGGATGGTCAATAACAGCAGATACAAATCAAAATGTTTATATTACTGGTGATTTTAGAGGAACTATTGATTTTGACCCATCTTACCCAAATACTTTCTTTCTTACTTCTACTCAACCATTCTCTGATGCTGTTTTTGTAGCAAAATATAATTCATCAGGTTTATTAGAATGGGCAATAAATACAACAAGTGATGATAACGTATTTAACTCAAAAATTGCTTCTGATAATAATGGAAATGTATATTTAATTGGTCGGTTTTCTGGCATTATGGATATTAATCCGGGAGTTGATACTTTTTTAATTACAGCTTCGTGTAGTAATGGTGCATTTATTGCAAAATTCAATACTCTTGGTCAGCTTACATGGGCTCATCCAGTTAACAATAAAGCATGGGCAGAAATAATATCAGTCGGTATTGATATTTCAGATAAAATATGGATTTCTGGATTTTTTACTGATAGTATAGCATTAGATTTTAACAACTCCAATAACTACCTAACACCAATTGGTTCAAGAAATGCTTTTGTTGCAAAATATAATAATGATGGCACTAATATCTGGGTAAAACAATATGTTGGTTCAGGAAATACGAACCCTGCTTCTATGTTTTTAGATGATAATAGTAATTCATTTATTTATATGAGCAATGGTCAGATACTTCAATATAATTCTTCAGGTTCAATAACCGATTCCATTTCTTTACAGGGAACTAATAATACAATTTATGCTAAACCATATAAGATGAATAATCTATTTCTATGTGGTTCCTTTGTTAATAATATTACTTTACCTTCAGATTCAGGAGATATATCATTAGTTTCAAAAGGAGGTAAAGATGTTTTTGTGTCAAAATTAAGTATAAATAATGTGGGTATTCCTGAATATAATATCCAACCAATAACTATTGGTATTTTCCCAAATCCTGCATTTGAATCACTTTCTATTAAATTCGATTCAAACAAAATGCTGAAAGGTAATATTGAAATATACAGTGTTACAGGTAAAATATTAATATGTAAAAAATTTAATAACATGTCAGAAACTAATCCTATAGTCAATTTAAATATTGAACAATTGAACTGCGGAATGTATTTTTGCAAAGTATTTACTGATGAGAAGGTTTTTGTTAAATCATTTATCAAACAGAAACAATGA
- a CDS encoding S8 family serine peptidase, with amino-acid sequence MKNFTHLFFSGLFLIICQYVSAQQTYINKDWEHVEGIPGQYDYVACKLHPNGNFIYVGNNTTGGQSDILVTCIGIDGSTVWQQTNGTLSQNDYGTDIAIDNSGNIYVCGSVSNGSNLDYRLIKYTSTGTLIWTKQYNGTGNGDDVPVAIRLDASGNIYITGSSNGLGTFTDYATLKYNSSGTLLWTKRYNYTNLPEIATSMEIDNSGNIFVAGASANNLNNSDFCIVKYNSAGTQVAVQRHATTGNGYDLPSEMAINSSGNIYLLGTSQSGSNKNIKLLALSNSLAIQWAQYIDQYGQDDEGYGLTLTPTNNILITGYSKKANGGTNLVLAKYFPTGTQAWLKNKTALIDNQIAKGRKVRTNSSGRIYISGEADINGTRNFVTQSYDDNGNLLLEKVSENTNSSEKAAQLIVANNDVFVTGTTNDGSTTKFATVKYSIKDKPHSIAGSGDSLWNAHELIIDFDSSSVIRSTIDKVEYEAGTLIDFVKPQVITQMNQKTGISWEKVPTFRIFRKMTTADSLSITRLGDTIHMPTFWSALSVIIPSDFNEQRIADSLNKLSPKVHFAERNFLSAVEFANSNDPLLTAEQSSLIPTLLYDSANININPAWDIETGRDYIKVGVFDDPIYWAHEDFGDGTFSGSKIKGGWDYHTNSDISNVTDPTYSHGTACAGIIGALRNNSKGIAGIAGGDVLSGNSGVLLYSFGIFYNLNDTNFFVGMADVADAIVNGSASTTTGYGYGLHVQNHSWGSWQSDTLFEKAIISCWQNNCTYVAARGNRIGMASPTIYPPCYKDEMLLSVGASGTTGLKKEWNDNFGDWWFESFDAGSGISYVYAMDFVAPGVTEVVSTTIDHAYPFNFSNGCTSSLYPNYQCFIGTSAAAPHVSGVAALMHSRHNIINGYQNNLAPEDVEQILQRTADNREYPGATFTTKNAWGLIDAGKALEMINTPIYRVYHSGNPISRTILPESIFDSVFVVNNAFNSLTSFTAPLGTKYRAQRYRVTLNYQDVFNSTEHGIAYWARLNATTGLKYDPANITGEPWFLFNSPVFSQNTFTVNAITYCWHIIADMAGNPMDQWIPLPPGELKVAYSVHVMDTALTSIKINEDNFNINIFPNPTTDALFVEFNSSKSLKGNIEIYDVTGKVQMSKKFNNVFGNNYIINLNVEQLNSGIYFCKVLTDEKVIVKSFVKQKK; translated from the coding sequence ATGAAAAATTTTACACATCTATTTTTTTCAGGGCTATTTTTAATAATATGCCAATATGTTTCTGCACAGCAGACATATATTAACAAGGATTGGGAACACGTTGAAGGGATTCCCGGACAATACGATTATGTTGCCTGTAAACTGCATCCCAACGGAAATTTTATTTATGTTGGGAATAATACAACCGGAGGGCAGTCTGATATATTAGTCACTTGTATTGGAATTGATGGTTCTACAGTATGGCAGCAAACAAATGGCACACTAAGTCAAAACGATTATGGTACTGATATTGCAATTGATAATTCAGGTAATATTTATGTTTGCGGTTCAGTAAGTAATGGAAGTAACCTCGATTACAGGTTAATTAAATACACATCAACTGGTACACTTATTTGGACAAAACAGTATAATGGAACCGGAAATGGCGATGATGTTCCTGTTGCTATTCGTTTAGATGCTTCTGGAAATATTTATATAACAGGGAGCAGTAATGGTCTTGGAACATTTACAGATTATGCTACTTTAAAATATAATTCAAGTGGAACATTGCTTTGGACTAAAAGATATAATTATACTAACTTACCTGAAATTGCTACTTCAATGGAAATAGATAATAGTGGAAATATTTTCGTTGCAGGTGCAAGTGCAAATAATTTAAACAACTCTGATTTTTGCATTGTTAAATATAATTCAGCAGGAACACAAGTAGCAGTACAAAGACATGCAACTACCGGAAACGGTTATGACCTCCCTTCTGAAATGGCTATTAATAGTTCAGGTAATATTTATCTACTTGGTACAAGTCAGAGCGGAAGTAATAAAAATATTAAACTCCTTGCATTATCAAATAGTTTAGCTATTCAATGGGCACAATATATTGACCAATATGGACAAGACGATGAAGGATATGGATTAACTCTAACTCCAACAAATAATATTCTGATAACTGGTTATTCAAAAAAAGCAAACGGTGGAACAAATCTGGTTTTAGCTAAATATTTTCCAACAGGAACTCAAGCTTGGCTTAAAAATAAAACAGCATTAATTGACAATCAGATTGCAAAGGGAAGAAAAGTAAGAACAAATTCTTCCGGTAGAATATATATATCAGGGGAGGCAGATATTAACGGAACTCGCAACTTTGTTACTCAAAGCTATGATGATAATGGTAATTTGTTATTAGAGAAAGTTTCTGAGAATACTAATTCTTCTGAAAAAGCAGCCCAATTAATAGTTGCTAATAATGATGTATTTGTTACTGGCACTACAAATGATGGATCAACAACAAAGTTTGCAACCGTAAAATATTCTATTAAGGATAAACCTCATAGCATTGCCGGAAGTGGAGATTCGCTCTGGAATGCACATGAATTAATAATTGATTTTGATTCTTCTTCCGTTATCAGAAGTACTATTGATAAAGTCGAATACGAAGCTGGAACATTGATTGATTTTGTAAAACCACAGGTTATTACCCAAATGAATCAAAAAACTGGAATTAGTTGGGAAAAGGTTCCTACTTTTAGGATATTCCGAAAAATGACAACAGCCGATTCTTTATCAATAACAAGGCTTGGGGACACTATTCATATGCCTACTTTCTGGTCAGCTCTTTCAGTAATTATTCCTTCTGATTTTAATGAACAAAGAATAGCAGATAGTTTAAATAAATTATCTCCTAAAGTACATTTTGCAGAAAGAAATTTTCTAAGTGCAGTAGAATTTGCTAATTCCAACGATCCTTTATTAACTGCCGAACAAAGCAGTCTTATTCCTACATTACTTTATGACAGTGCAAATATAAATATTAATCCCGCTTGGGATATAGAAACAGGAAGGGATTATATAAAAGTTGGAGTTTTTGATGACCCGATTTATTGGGCTCATGAAGATTTTGGAGATGGAACTTTTAGTGGTTCAAAAATAAAAGGTGGATGGGATTATCATACGAATTCAGACATATCAAATGTTACAGACCCGACCTATAGTCATGGTACTGCTTGTGCCGGAATAATAGGAGCTTTACGAAATAATTCTAAAGGAATTGCTGGTATAGCAGGTGGAGATGTTTTATCTGGCAATTCTGGCGTTCTTTTATATTCATTTGGAATATTTTATAATCTTAACGATACGAACTTCTTTGTTGGAATGGCTGATGTAGCAGATGCAATTGTTAATGGTTCAGCTTCTACCACAACAGGCTATGGATATGGTTTACATGTACAAAATCATAGCTGGGGTAGTTGGCAGAGTGATACTCTTTTTGAAAAAGCTATTATTTCTTGCTGGCAGAATAACTGCACATATGTTGCTGCAAGAGGAAACAGAATAGGAATGGCATCTCCGACTATTTATCCTCCATGTTATAAAGATGAAATGTTGTTAAGTGTTGGTGCAAGCGGTACAACTGGATTAAAAAAAGAATGGAATGACAACTTTGGAGATTGGTGGTTTGAGAGTTTTGATGCCGGTTCCGGTATTTCATATGTTTATGCAATGGACTTTGTTGCACCTGGAGTTACGGAAGTTGTTTCAACTACAATAGATCATGCCTATCCTTTCAATTTCTCTAATGGATGTACTTCTTCATTATATCCAAATTATCAATGTTTTATTGGAACATCGGCTGCTGCACCTCATGTTTCCGGTGTCGCTGCATTAATGCATAGCAGACACAACATTATTAATGGTTATCAAAATAATCTCGCTCCCGAAGATGTTGAACAAATTTTGCAACGTACCGCTGATAACAGAGAATATCCGGGTGCTACATTTACTACTAAGAACGCATGGGGATTAATAGATGCTGGTAAAGCTTTGGAAATGATTAATACTCCAATATACAGGGTATATCATTCTGGCAATCCTATTTCAAGAACAATATTACCTGAATCAATTTTTGATTCTGTTTTTGTAGTTAATAATGCTTTTAATTCACTAACGAGTTTTACAGCTCCTTTAGGCACAAAATACAGAGCTCAACGTTATCGTGTAACTTTAAATTATCAGGATGTTTTTAATTCAACTGAACATGGTATTGCTTATTGGGCAAGATTAAATGCAACAACAGGTTTAAAATATGATCCGGCAAATATAACTGGTGAACCTTGGTTTTTGTTTAATTCTCCGGTATTTTCTCAAAACACCTTCACTGTAAATGCAATTACATATTGTTGGCATATAATTGCTGACATGGCAGGAAATCCAATGGATCAATGGATTCCATTACCTCCGGGTGAACTTAAAGTAGCATATTCTGTTCATGTGATGGATACGGCATTAACAAGCATTAAAATAAATGAAGATAATTTCAATATTAATATTTTCCCTAATCCTACAACTGATGCTCTTTTTGTTGAATTCAATTCAAGTAAATCACTAAAAGGTAATATTGAAATTTATGATGTTACAGGTAAAGTTCAAATGTCTAAAAAATTCAACAATGTTTTTGGTAACAATTATATAATTAATTTGAACGTTGAGCAATTAAATAGCGGGATATATTTTTGCAAAGTGTTAACAGATGAAAAGGTAATAGTTAAATCATTTGTTAAACAAAAAAAATGA
- a CDS encoding T9SS type A sorting domain-containing protein: MQTLFKYLLLGLFMLLYINAKSQWNLITQEDNKFDYSAVYFANDSTGYVVGSWVDTSLNIGSGVILRTLNYGNTWDTTFVPLQGNLYSIYFTSQNIGFVCGDGGMIFKTTDAGDNWFISRPGPGEAFKSIFFIDELKGFACNSDGTLMFYKTIDGGVNWIEDTVIASGRSIYFPSPNVGYVSDGAGGHKTINGGNSWSYFYTNTINRTFFPLHFLNDSVGYMGGLGWGGSPNYGFATITKTTDGGNTWVTKDFQNMSMINDIFMINENVGYAVGQGNATDLKFVLKTIDGVKWYPQQLNYGSNYAYLNGVYCTNDSTCYAVGWYGAIYKTTNGGGSLIGSNINELSSTSDKIILFPNPASDILTLTFETEKTETYMVDIIDISGRILISKQSDKLTKGRDNFNLDVSSLTQGMYLLKVVLDGKVYSNKFIIK, encoded by the coding sequence ATGCAAACATTATTTAAATATCTTCTTTTGGGGTTATTTATGCTATTGTATATAAATGCAAAATCTCAATGGAACCTTATTACACAAGAAGACAATAAATTTGATTATAGTGCCGTCTATTTCGCCAACGACAGCACAGGATATGTTGTTGGAAGCTGGGTTGACACTTCTCTAAATATTGGTTCTGGTGTAATATTAAGAACATTGAATTATGGAAATACTTGGGACACTACATTTGTCCCATTGCAAGGGAATCTCTATTCTATTTATTTTACTTCCCAAAATATTGGCTTCGTCTGCGGAGATGGAGGAATGATATTTAAAACAACAGATGCCGGAGATAACTGGTTTATATCACGTCCCGGACCCGGAGAAGCTTTTAAATCAATTTTTTTTATTGATGAGTTAAAAGGGTTCGCTTGCAACAGCGATGGCACTCTTATGTTTTATAAAACAATTGACGGAGGAGTCAACTGGATTGAAGATACTGTAATTGCATCAGGAAGGAGTATTTATTTTCCTTCTCCCAATGTTGGTTATGTTTCTGATGGTGCAGGAGGACACAAAACAATTAACGGAGGGAATAGCTGGTCATATTTTTATACCAATACAATAAACAGAACATTCTTCCCTTTACACTTTCTTAACGATAGTGTAGGATATATGGGAGGTCTTGGTTGGGGCGGATCACCAAACTATGGCTTTGCCACAATTACCAAAACCACAGATGGAGGAAACACATGGGTAACAAAAGATTTTCAAAATATGTCAATGATTAACGATATTTTTATGATAAATGAAAATGTCGGTTATGCTGTCGGGCAAGGAAACGCAACAGACCTTAAATTTGTTTTAAAAACAATTGATGGAGTTAAGTGGTATCCTCAACAACTAAATTATGGTTCTAATTATGCGTATTTAAATGGCGTGTATTGTACAAACGATAGCACTTGTTATGCAGTTGGATGGTATGGTGCAATTTACAAAACCACCAATGGAGGAGGCTCATTGATTGGATCAAATATAAATGAACTATCTTCCACTTCAGATAAGATTATTTTATTTCCTAATCCTGCAAGCGATATACTTACTTTGACTTTTGAAACTGAAAAGACTGAAACATATATGGTTGATATTATAGATATATCAGGCAGAATATTAATTTCAAAACAATCAGATAAACTAACAAAAGGAAGAGATAATTTCAATCTTGATGTTTCGTCATTAACTCAAGGAATGTATTTACTTAAAGTTGTTTTAGATGGAAAAGTATATAGTAATAAATTTATTATTAAATAA
- a CDS encoding T9SS type A sorting domain-containing protein, with product MNIKSQILFVEKIFFSLLLITLLKTNVFAQDIRSGEIIVSRIAGNTYQTKINIYQDLSNYVNRTHILLYWGDSPDPDTLQRIDTTIIDSFIGIKAMYSGIHSYPGPGIFVISYQDSFLLTGITNITNLGNEKFCLQDSLRIPINPIFYNSSPYFSNNQAVSVSCCNWSYNSGAVDQDGDSLSYSLAPYTCVSNYSYPNGIFIDSITGTLTMHPTSIGKFAIGIKIEEWKKINNNYILIGSILRPMLLNVDSLWSVNTTELSSLFDIFPNPCINDIFISISGIQNDKQSSVCIYNILGKKIRTMANINKQSNEIIKIDVSDFSSGIYLIEYKNNNKIFSKKFIKQ from the coding sequence TTGAATATTAAAAGTCAAATATTATTTGTTGAAAAGATATTCTTTTCACTTCTTTTAATAACATTATTAAAAACCAATGTGTTTGCTCAGGATATTAGAAGTGGTGAAATAATAGTTTCTCGTATTGCTGGCAATACTTATCAAACAAAAATTAATATCTATCAGGATTTGAGTAATTATGTAAATCGAACCCATATTCTATTATACTGGGGTGACAGTCCAGACCCTGATACACTGCAACGGATTGATACAACAATAATTGATTCTTTTATCGGTATTAAAGCAATGTACAGTGGGATACATTCATATCCAGGTCCAGGTATTTTTGTTATTTCCTATCAGGACAGTTTCTTATTAACAGGTATTACTAACATTACAAATTTAGGAAATGAAAAATTTTGTTTACAAGATTCTCTAAGAATCCCAATTAATCCAATATTCTATAATAGCTCTCCTTATTTTAGTAATAATCAGGCTGTATCAGTAAGTTGTTGCAATTGGTCTTATAATTCAGGGGCAGTTGATCAAGATGGAGATAGTTTATCATACAGTTTAGCACCTTATACTTGTGTATCAAATTATTCATATCCTAATGGAATATTTATTGATTCTATTACTGGCACACTTACAATGCACCCCACTTCAATAGGAAAATTTGCTATTGGAATTAAAATTGAAGAATGGAAAAAAATAAATAATAATTATATTCTTATTGGCTCTATTTTAAGACCAATGCTCTTAAATGTTGATTCTTTATGGTCTGTTAATACAACAGAATTATCTTCATTATTTGACATTTTTCCAAACCCTTGTATAAATGATATTTTTATATCTATTTCAGGTATTCAAAACGATAAACAATCCTCTGTTTGTATTTATAATATTTTAGGTAAAAAGATTAGGACAATGGCAAACATAAATAAACAAAGCAATGAAATAATTAAAATTGATGTTTCAGATTTTAGCTCTGGAATATATTTAATTGAATATAAAAACAACAATAAAATATTTTCTAAAAAATTTATTAAACAATAA